The Halopseudomonas sabulinigri genome window below encodes:
- the selB gene encoding selenocysteine-specific translation elongation factor, translated as MIIATAGHVDHGKTSLIRALTGVDTDRLAEEKRRGLTIELGFAWLPSETGELLGFIDVPGHERFIGTMLAGVAGVDMALLVVAADDGVMPQTREHLAILQLLGVRELALAISRCDLVDDAQRERVVEQVQALAAEAGWSQADVWRVSSTSGQGIDALRQALQQPAEQPEVRPSDSPARFMIDRRFSIAGAGCVVTGTLVSGRLQVGQKLWLHGQEVRVRSLQRASSEVAEVRAGQRCALNLGGAVSSDQPQRADWLSELVLPLSDRLDVSLTQLPDSHWHRGVLQLHLGTAVHPVRVVLLDEAAGLAQLMLEQPVPAVWGDRFIIRDPAANTTLGGGRVLDPQGVGRGRSKPQRLALLAAWSNASTPSEVLAAALQPGAVALPELALKLNLPAEQLEQLLPDAGLIVLAAAGQRVAVTEPFCEARWQHLAERLADWHQQHPELLGPGEGQIGLVGCLQLPLPLARQLLQRWQTEGRLQRTAWALHLPQHRPQLQPGDAELLARVVDELAPCGLRPPIVGELATALEMELAALKAFLLRMQRSGELIAVAPNRYYLPSQVEGLVAVARQLVADSPSGSFNAAQYRDASGIGRNLTIQVLEYLDRAGVTRFVREQRFLVAG; from the coding sequence GTGATTATTGCCACCGCCGGACACGTCGACCACGGCAAGACCTCATTGATCCGCGCCCTGACCGGGGTAGACACCGACCGGCTGGCCGAAGAAAAACGCCGCGGGCTGACCATCGAGCTGGGTTTTGCCTGGTTGCCGAGCGAGACCGGCGAGCTGCTGGGTTTTATCGATGTGCCAGGCCACGAGCGCTTTATCGGCACCATGCTGGCGGGGGTTGCCGGGGTGGATATGGCGCTGTTGGTAGTGGCTGCTGATGACGGCGTGATGCCGCAGACCCGCGAGCATCTGGCGATTCTGCAGTTGCTGGGCGTACGCGAGCTGGCGCTGGCGATCAGCCGCTGCGATCTGGTGGACGACGCTCAGCGCGAGCGTGTTGTCGAGCAGGTGCAGGCGCTGGCCGCCGAGGCGGGATGGTCCCAAGCGGATGTATGGCGGGTTTCCAGTACCAGTGGGCAGGGCATTGACGCGCTGCGTCAGGCGCTGCAGCAACCGGCGGAACAGCCTGAGGTGCGGCCGAGCGACAGCCCGGCGCGCTTTATGATCGACCGCCGCTTCAGTATCGCCGGGGCGGGCTGTGTGGTGACCGGCACGCTGGTCAGCGGTCGCCTGCAGGTGGGGCAAAAGCTCTGGCTGCATGGGCAGGAGGTGCGGGTGCGCAGCCTGCAACGGGCCTCCAGCGAGGTTGCCGAGGTGCGCGCGGGGCAGCGCTGCGCGCTCAATCTGGGTGGCGCGGTGTCGTCCGACCAACCCCAGCGCGCCGATTGGCTGAGCGAGCTGGTGTTGCCGCTCAGCGATCGGCTGGATGTTTCCCTCACGCAGTTACCCGACAGCCATTGGCACCGCGGGGTGCTGCAGCTGCATTTGGGCACCGCTGTTCATCCGGTGCGGGTGGTGCTGCTGGATGAGGCCGCGGGGCTGGCGCAGCTGATGCTGGAGCAACCGGTGCCTGCGGTGTGGGGTGATCGCTTTATCATCCGCGACCCGGCGGCCAACACCACGCTGGGTGGCGGCCGGGTACTGGATCCGCAGGGTGTGGGCCGCGGTCGCAGCAAGCCGCAGCGGTTGGCCCTGCTGGCTGCCTGGTCGAACGCCAGCACGCCGAGTGAGGTGCTGGCCGCAGCGCTGCAGCCGGGCGCGGTGGCGTTGCCCGAACTGGCACTGAAATTGAATTTGCCCGCCGAGCAGCTGGAACAGTTGCTCCCGGATGCAGGGTTGATCGTACTGGCGGCGGCTGGCCAGCGGGTTGCTGTTACGGAGCCATTTTGCGAAGCACGTTGGCAGCATTTGGCCGAACGTCTGGCCGATTGGCACCAGCAGCACCCAGAGTTGCTTGGGCCGGGGGAAGGGCAGATCGGGCTGGTGGGATGTTTGCAACTGCCGTTACCTTTGGCGCGGCAACTGCTGCAGCGCTGGCAGACCGAGGGGCGGTTGCAGCGCACCGCCTGGGCACTGCACCTGCCGCAGCACCGGCCGCAGCTGCAGCCGGGTGATGCCGAGCTGCTGGCGCGGGTGGTTGATGAACTGGCGCCATGCGGCTTGCGACCGCCGATTGTTGGCGAGTTGGCGACCGCGCTGGAGATGGAGCTGGCGGCACTCAAGGCCTTTTTGCTGCGCATGCAGCGCTCTGGCGAGCTGATTGCCGTGGCACCCAACCGTTATTACCTGCCATCACAGGTGGAAGGGTTGGTAGCGGTGGCGCGACAGTTAGTGGCAGACTCGCCTTCCGGCAGTTTCAATGCGGCCCAGTACCGTGATGCCTCGGGCATCGGCCGCAACCTGACCATTCAGGTGCTGGAGTATCTGGATCGCGCGGGCGTGACCCGCTTCGTGCGCGAGCAACGTTTTCTGGTGGCTGGCTGA
- the selA gene encoding L-seryl-tRNA(Sec) selenium transferase — protein MTATVNRPPAVDRVLAWPLVQQLITDHGRALVLDGVRAALQLWRDGAISDDEALVHWLREHLLATLAPSMRPVLNLTGTVLHTNLGRAPLPPEAVAAMNAVALGASNLEFDLASGQRGDRDDHVEQWICRLTGAEAATVVNNNAAAVLLVLNALANRREVVVSRGELIEIGGSFRLPDIMARAGCKLREVGATNRTHPRDYSEAVGPRTALLLKAHTSNYRIEGFSTALSEAQLAAIAREHQVPLAVDLGSGSLVDLQALGLPAEPVVAQVLAEGVDVVTFSGDKLLGGPQAGIIAGRADLIARIRKSPLKRALRCDKLTLAALEAVLRLYADPDTLVQRVPTLRLLTRSAESIQQTCAALLPDLQRWAGETFAVDVCAVSSQIGSGSLPLDVLPSAALRLCSTSGNRRERSRALRQLAERLRQLEQPVIGRIADDSLLLDCRCLEDPQALRVALGAAG, from the coding sequence ATGACGGCCACTGTTAACCGACCGCCAGCGGTCGACCGGGTTCTGGCCTGGCCGCTGGTGCAGCAACTGATTACCGATCACGGCCGCGCGCTGGTGCTCGATGGCGTGCGTGCCGCGCTGCAGCTGTGGCGCGACGGCGCGATCAGCGACGACGAGGCGCTGGTGCATTGGCTGCGTGAGCACCTGCTGGCGACGCTGGCGCCATCCATGCGCCCGGTGCTGAACCTGACCGGGACCGTGCTGCATACCAATCTCGGCCGCGCGCCGCTGCCGCCGGAAGCGGTGGCGGCGATGAACGCGGTCGCGCTCGGGGCCAGCAATCTGGAGTTCGATCTCGCCAGCGGGCAACGTGGCGACCGTGACGATCACGTCGAGCAATGGATCTGCCGCCTGACCGGCGCCGAGGCCGCGACGGTGGTCAACAACAACGCCGCTGCCGTGCTGCTGGTGCTCAACGCGCTGGCGAACCGCCGCGAGGTGGTGGTCTCGCGCGGTGAGCTGATCGAAATTGGCGGCTCCTTCCGCCTGCCGGACATCATGGCCCGCGCCGGCTGCAAGCTGCGCGAGGTTGGCGCCACCAACCGCACCCACCCGCGCGACTACAGCGAAGCCGTTGGCCCGCGTACCGCGCTGCTGCTCAAGGCACACACCAGCAACTACCGCATTGAAGGCTTCAGTACCGCGCTCAGCGAGGCGCAGCTGGCGGCGATTGCCCGTGAGCATCAGGTGCCGCTGGCGGTGGATCTCGGTAGCGGCTCGCTGGTCGACCTGCAGGCGCTGGGTCTGCCGGCCGAACCGGTGGTCGCGCAGGTGCTGGCCGAAGGCGTCGACGTGGTGACCTTCAGTGGCGACAAACTGCTCGGCGGGCCGCAGGCCGGCATCATCGCAGGCCGTGCGGACCTGATCGCGCGCATCCGCAAGAGTCCGCTGAAACGTGCGCTGCGCTGCGACAAGCTGACCCTCGCCGCACTGGAAGCGGTGCTGCGCTTGTATGCCGACCCGGACACCCTGGTGCAGCGGGTACCGACCCTGCGCCTGCTGACCCGCAGTGCCGAGTCGATTCAGCAGACCTGCGCGGCGCTGCTGCCTGATCTGCAGCGCTGGGCGGGGGAGACCTTTGCGGTGGATGTTTGCGCGGTCAGCAGCCAGATCGGCTCCGGTTCGTTGCCGCTCGATGTGCTGCCCAGTGCGGCGCTGCGTCTGTGCAGCACCAGTGGCAATCGGCGTGAGCGCAGCCGCGCGTTGCGACAACTGGCTGAGCGGCTGCGCCAACTTGAACAGCCGGTGATTGGCCGGATTGCCGACGACAGTCTGCTGCTCGACTGCCGCTGTCTGGAAGACCCGCAAGCGCTGCGTGTCGCGTTGGGAGCGGCCGGGTGA